A single region of the Spirochaetota bacterium genome encodes:
- a CDS encoding ribosomal-processing cysteine protease Prp encodes MIRIALTNIGPAGLPVKAGIPLGILVEGHADTGTRGEDIVCAGVSA; translated from the coding sequence GTGATCAGGATAGCGCTCACGAATATCGGCCCCGCGGGCCTGCCCGTAAAGGCCGGAATACCGCTGGGTATCCTGGTCGAGGGTCATGCGGATACGGGAACCAGGGGTGAGGATATCGTGTGCGCCGGCGTTTCGGC